In Meiothermus ruber DSM 1279, the following proteins share a genomic window:
- a CDS encoding DUF2586 family protein, translating into MTGLPRVEVVPQDFGIGSIPGSGEGVHVKIGVATLLSPNEIVTVTSPQGAKERVGGKLAEAAALAFGEGTQAVICLAANPSVAGVAGTVTKTGAGTATLALTGSTPRDDYKLRVRITRAAANLAAAQAAFEYSLDGGNTYSPETAVPVSGIYVIADTGLTLTWADGTFVVGDTYTATCTAPGYTLADLNDALNALFARTELSYRFIHVVGVASATVAAGVNAALETRANDPNNPRWIHAILDTADDTDSALIAAFASFTSVRVGAGGRYADVVSPITGLVMKRPSTWVIAGRYSGRPVEQHPGRYASGALKTVVKLHGDESVTPALDAARFATLRTIQGGFYITRGRLFAPPGSDYEQVQLREVMDVACETAYRAWLRWLNEQIQVSASTGRILEREALRIEAYVEGLVRTALRGKVSIDETTDQPAVYVRIDRAENILSTKTIPYDISIVPLGYAERITGKVRFFNPQLQPVAA; encoded by the coding sequence ATGACCGGGCTGCCGCGGGTTGAAGTTGTACCTCAGGATTTCGGCATCGGCTCCATTCCCGGCAGCGGCGAGGGCGTCCACGTCAAGATCGGCGTGGCCACCCTCCTGAGCCCCAACGAGATCGTGACCGTGACCAGCCCCCAGGGGGCTAAAGAACGTGTGGGCGGTAAGCTGGCCGAAGCGGCTGCCCTGGCTTTTGGGGAAGGCACCCAGGCGGTGATCTGCCTGGCGGCCAACCCCAGCGTGGCCGGGGTGGCCGGGACCGTGACCAAAACCGGTGCCGGCACGGCCACGCTGGCCCTGACCGGCAGTACCCCCAGGGATGACTACAAGCTGCGCGTCCGCATCACCCGGGCTGCGGCCAACCTGGCCGCCGCCCAGGCGGCCTTTGAATACTCGCTGGACGGCGGCAACACCTACAGCCCCGAGACGGCCGTGCCGGTCTCCGGGATTTACGTCATTGCGGACACGGGCCTGACCCTGACCTGGGCCGACGGCACGTTTGTGGTGGGAGATACCTATACCGCCACCTGCACCGCGCCCGGCTACACCCTGGCGGATCTCAACGATGCTCTCAACGCGCTATTTGCCCGCACCGAACTCTCCTACCGCTTCATCCACGTGGTGGGGGTTGCCAGCGCCACCGTGGCCGCAGGGGTCAACGCGGCTCTGGAAACCCGGGCCAACGACCCCAACAACCCCCGCTGGATTCACGCCATCCTGGACACCGCCGACGATACCGACAGTGCCCTGATTGCGGCATTTGCCAGCTTCACCAGCGTGCGGGTGGGCGCCGGTGGGCGCTACGCCGATGTGGTGAGCCCCATCACCGGCCTGGTGATGAAGCGTCCCTCGACCTGGGTCATTGCCGGCCGGTACAGCGGCCGACCGGTGGAGCAGCATCCCGGGCGCTACGCCTCCGGGGCGCTGAAAACGGTGGTCAAGTTGCACGGGGACGAGTCGGTCACACCGGCCCTGGACGCCGCTCGCTTTGCCACGTTGCGCACCATCCAGGGCGGCTTCTACATCACCCGGGGCCGTCTGTTTGCCCCGCCCGGCAGCGACTACGAGCAGGTTCAGCTCCGCGAGGTGATGGACGTGGCCTGCGAGACGGCCTACCGGGCCTGGCTGCGCTGGCTCAACGAGCAGATTCAGGTCTCCGCCTCGACCGGGCGGATTCTGGAGCGGGAGGCCCTGCGCATCGAGGCCTACGTGGAGGGGCTGGTACGGACCGCCCTGCGCGGCAAGGTCTCGATTGACGAGACCACCGACCAGCCGGCGGTATATGTGCGCATTGACCGGGCCGAAAACATCCTCAGCACCAAGACCATCCCCTACGACATCAGCATCGTCCCGCTGGGCTACGCCGAGCGGATCACCGGCAAGGTGCGGTTCTTCAACCCGCAACTGCAGCCGGTAGCGGCCTAG